In Corynebacterium nuruki S6-4, the following proteins share a genomic window:
- the gltX gene encoding glutamate--tRNA ligase: MSDIRVRFCPSPTGTPHVGMVRTALFNWAWARHTGGTLVFRIEDTDAARDSEESYQAIVDSLNWLGLSWDEGIDPVGGPYGPYRQSQRMDIYADVLQKLKDAGEVYPAYSTAEEVEERHKAAGEDPKLGYDNYDRDLTDEQIAAFEAEGRKPVWRLRMPARTWTWNDLVRGEVSVEGSTLPDFVVARSNGAPLYTLVNPVDDAMMKITHVLRGEDLLPSTPRQLALYEALQRIGVAEFTPEFGHLPFVMGEGNKKLSKRDPESNLFNHRDAGIIPEGMINYLSLLGWSLSADQDIFSVDELVANFDIADVKPNPARFDQKKLEAINADHIRLLDPADFATRLRTYLEEYRDFPADYPADKFAVAADLVQTRIKVLGDADGLLRFLITADADLELNPKAAKKNLKEDAVAVLDAALEELEALGEDEWVTATIEEKLSGRLIGSMELKPRKAYGALRVAVSGEMVSPPLFESMELLGRESTLARLRAARAVTPFVAPEQ, from the coding sequence ATGAGTGACATTCGCGTCCGATTCTGTCCGTCGCCGACCGGGACCCCGCACGTCGGCATGGTCCGTACCGCACTGTTCAACTGGGCCTGGGCCCGCCACACCGGTGGCACGCTCGTCTTCCGTATCGAGGACACCGACGCCGCCCGGGACTCGGAGGAGTCCTACCAGGCCATCGTCGACTCGCTGAACTGGCTCGGCCTGAGCTGGGACGAGGGCATCGACCCGGTCGGCGGCCCCTACGGCCCGTACCGCCAGTCGCAGCGCATGGACATCTACGCCGATGTCCTGCAGAAGCTCAAGGACGCCGGGGAGGTCTACCCCGCCTACTCCACCGCCGAGGAGGTCGAGGAGCGCCACAAGGCCGCCGGGGAGGACCCGAAGCTCGGCTACGACAACTACGACCGCGACCTCACCGACGAGCAGATCGCCGCGTTCGAGGCCGAGGGCCGTAAGCCGGTGTGGCGGCTGCGGATGCCGGCACGCACCTGGACCTGGAACGACCTGGTCCGCGGCGAGGTCAGCGTGGAGGGCTCCACCCTGCCGGACTTCGTCGTGGCCCGCTCCAACGGTGCCCCGCTGTACACCCTGGTCAACCCGGTGGACGACGCGATGATGAAGATCACCCACGTACTGCGCGGCGAGGACCTGCTGCCGTCCACCCCGCGTCAGCTGGCGCTGTACGAGGCGCTGCAGCGCATCGGTGTCGCCGAGTTCACCCCGGAGTTCGGCCACCTGCCGTTCGTCATGGGCGAGGGCAACAAGAAGCTGTCCAAGCGTGACCCGGAGTCCAACCTGTTCAACCACCGGGACGCCGGCATCATCCCCGAGGGCATGATCAACTACCTGTCGCTGCTGGGCTGGTCCCTGTCCGCGGACCAGGACATCTTCAGCGTCGACGAGCTCGTCGCCAACTTCGACATCGCCGACGTGAAGCCGAACCCGGCCCGCTTCGACCAGAAGAAGCTGGAGGCGATCAACGCCGACCACATCCGGCTGCTGGACCCGGCGGACTTCGCGACCCGGCTGCGGACCTACCTGGAGGAGTACAGGGACTTCCCGGCGGACTACCCGGCCGACAAGTTCGCGGTCGCCGCCGACCTGGTGCAGACCCGCATCAAGGTCCTCGGCGACGCGGACGGGCTGCTGCGCTTCCTCATCACCGCGGACGCCGACCTGGAGCTCAACCCGAAGGCGGCGAAGAAGAACCTCAAGGAGGACGCCGTCGCGGTTCTCGACGCCGCCCTCGAGGAGCTCGAGGCGCTCGGGGAGGACGAGTGGGTCACCGCCACGATCGAGGAGAAGCTGTCCGGCCGGCTCATCGGGTCGATGGAGCTGAAGCCGCGGAAGGCCTACGGTGCGCTGCGCGTCGCCGTCTCCGGTGAGATGGTCTCCCCGCCGCTGTTCGAGTCGATGGAGCTGCTGGGCCGTGAGTCGACGCTTGCGCGGCTGCGTGCGGCCCGTGCGGTCACCCCGTTCGTCGCGCCGGAGCAGTAG
- a CDS encoding histidine phosphatase family protein — translation MMPKNLILVRHGQSEANVIQTHDKHGDQALYTEEAMLVPDRSWRLTETGVAQARTAGAWIRTHVPSFDRCITSPYIRTRETAANLGIPGARWEENRVVRERSWGEISPLPRKVFEEQYAHNAMLKHNDPLYWAPPAGESVANVAENRVRNLLSTLHRESADQDVLVATHGEFIWATRLVLERWSDEEFLRYDKDPAMKLHNCVVIHYTRIDPSTGEEARKIRWVRRAYPERVDGQWRMSVDDWYEFDRRYLSGDDLLALAEEQSRILTTDR, via the coding sequence ATGATGCCGAAGAACCTCATCCTCGTCCGGCACGGCCAGAGTGAGGCCAATGTGATCCAGACCCACGACAAGCACGGGGACCAGGCGCTCTACACCGAGGAAGCCATGCTCGTCCCCGACCGCTCGTGGCGGTTGACGGAGACCGGCGTGGCCCAGGCGCGGACCGCCGGGGCATGGATCCGGACCCATGTGCCGTCCTTCGACCGCTGCATCACCTCCCCGTACATCCGCACCCGGGAAACCGCCGCGAACCTCGGCATCCCCGGTGCGCGGTGGGAGGAGAACCGGGTGGTGCGGGAACGCTCGTGGGGTGAGATCTCGCCGCTGCCCAGGAAAGTCTTCGAGGAGCAGTACGCCCACAATGCGATGCTGAAGCACAATGACCCGCTGTACTGGGCGCCACCGGCGGGGGAGTCGGTCGCCAATGTCGCGGAGAACCGCGTCCGGAACCTGCTGTCCACCCTGCACCGGGAGAGCGCGGACCAGGACGTGCTCGTCGCCACCCACGGTGAGTTCATCTGGGCGACCCGGCTGGTGCTGGAGCGCTGGAGCGACGAGGAGTTCCTGCGCTACGACAAAGACCCGGCGATGAAGCTGCACAACTGCGTGGTGATCCACTACACCCGCATCGACCCGTCGACCGGGGAGGAGGCCCGCAAGATCCGCTGGGTGCGGCGGGCCTACCCGGAGCGCGTCGACGGGCAGTGGCGGATGAGCGTCGACGACTGGTACGAGTTCGACCGCCGCTACCTCAGCGGGGACGACCTGCTGGCGCTGGCCGAGGAACAGTCGAGGATCCTCACCACCGACCGGTGA